The following are encoded in a window of Caballeronia sp. NK8 genomic DNA:
- a CDS encoding ABC transporter ATP-binding protein → MAFLTLQGISKRYGDFTAIEQLDLAVERGELLSLLGPSGCGKTTTLQMVAGFVTPTTGRIELDGRDITHERPEKRGIGVVFQSYALFPHMTVAGNVGFGLEMRKVKRRERDERVAEALALVRLNGLGHRYPKELSGGQRQRVAIARAIAMQPELLLLDEPMSNLDAKLREEMHIELRAIQKRLGITTILVTHDQVEAMTMSDRIAVMHRGAISQLSTPYDAYERPATPFASTFLGRTNAFSGEVLRRNPRCAIVDVAGTQMHVPHEGRHVDGAVNVYIRPEKVHLANGKTGDARVRGRIATRVFVGNQWLLEVETGLGKLRVAQPNHGAPPPEEGDEVGLDWTDDDLRVLTQDIRENVNGHA, encoded by the coding sequence ATGGCCTTTCTGACTCTGCAAGGCATTTCGAAACGCTACGGCGATTTCACGGCGATCGAGCAGCTCGATCTGGCGGTCGAGCGCGGCGAGCTATTGTCGCTGCTCGGCCCGTCCGGCTGCGGCAAGACCACCACGCTGCAAATGGTCGCGGGCTTCGTCACGCCGACGACCGGCCGCATCGAACTCGATGGACGCGACATTACGCACGAGCGCCCGGAAAAACGCGGCATCGGCGTGGTGTTTCAGAGCTACGCGCTGTTTCCGCACATGACGGTGGCGGGCAACGTCGGCTTCGGACTGGAGATGCGCAAGGTGAAGCGCCGCGAGCGCGACGAACGCGTCGCCGAAGCGCTCGCGCTGGTGCGTCTGAACGGACTCGGGCATCGCTATCCGAAGGAACTGTCGGGCGGCCAGCGGCAGCGCGTGGCGATCGCCCGTGCTATCGCGATGCAGCCCGAACTGCTGCTGCTCGACGAACCGATGTCCAATCTCGACGCCAAGCTGCGCGAGGAGATGCACATCGAATTGCGCGCGATCCAGAAGCGTCTGGGCATCACGACGATCCTCGTCACGCACGATCAGGTCGAAGCGATGACGATGAGCGATCGCATCGCGGTGATGCATCGCGGCGCGATCTCGCAGCTCTCCACGCCATACGACGCCTACGAGCGCCCCGCGACGCCGTTCGCATCGACCTTTCTCGGCCGCACCAACGCCTTTTCCGGCGAAGTGCTGCGGCGCAATCCGCGCTGTGCGATCGTCGACGTCGCGGGCACGCAGATGCATGTGCCGCACGAAGGCCGTCATGTCGATGGCGCGGTGAACGTCTACATCCGTCCGGAGAAGGTGCATCTGGCGAACGGCAAAACCGGCGATGCCCGCGTGCGCGGCCGCATCGCGACGCGCGTGTTCGTCGGCAATCAATGGCTGCTCGAAGTGGAGACCGGCCTCGGCAAGCTGCGTGTGGCGCAGCCGAATCACGGCGCGCCGCCGCCCGAGGAAGGCGACGAAGTCGGTCTCGACTGGACCGACGACGACCTGCGCGTGCTCACCCAGGACATCCGGGAGAACGTCAATGGCCACGCTTGA
- a CDS encoding ABC transporter permease: MATLDDARPGAAPWLLSGPALLLFIGLLLVPLLLTLMLSFRVFSDTAGVLPAFTLGNYWEVVSDPYYGTIFLRTAGLAFAVTLLSIVLGVPETIVLARMKRPWQSLCLLIVLGPLLISVVVRTLGWQILLGNNGVLNNVLQALHVTDEPIRLVFTMTGVIIALTHVLVPFMVMSVWATMQKLDPQVEWAGRSLGGSPFAVFRRVVLPQIMPGVLSGSIIVFALSASAFATPALIGGRRLKVVATAAYDEFLGTLNWPLGASIAVLLLIANVAIVMGCSRLAERRFRHIFD; encoded by the coding sequence ATGGCCACGCTTGACGACGCCCGTCCCGGCGCCGCGCCGTGGCTGCTGTCGGGGCCCGCGCTGCTGCTTTTCATCGGCCTGCTGCTGGTGCCGCTCCTGCTCACGCTGATGCTGTCGTTCCGCGTGTTCAGCGATACCGCCGGCGTCTTGCCCGCCTTTACGCTCGGCAACTACTGGGAAGTGGTAAGCGATCCTTATTACGGCACGATCTTCCTGCGCACCGCCGGACTCGCGTTCGCGGTCACGCTGCTCTCGATCGTGCTCGGCGTGCCGGAGACCATCGTGCTCGCGCGCATGAAGCGGCCGTGGCAATCGCTGTGTCTGCTGATCGTGCTCGGTCCGCTGCTCATCTCGGTGGTCGTACGCACGCTTGGCTGGCAGATCCTGCTCGGCAACAACGGCGTGCTCAACAACGTGCTGCAGGCGCTGCACGTCACCGACGAACCCATCCGCCTGGTCTTCACGATGACCGGCGTGATCATCGCGCTCACGCACGTGCTGGTGCCGTTCATGGTGATGTCCGTCTGGGCGACGATGCAAAAGCTCGACCCGCAGGTGGAATGGGCCGGCCGCTCGCTCGGCGGCTCGCCGTTCGCGGTGTTTCGCCGCGTGGTGCTGCCGCAGATCATGCCGGGCGTGCTGTCGGGTTCGATCATCGTGTTCGCGCTGTCGGCGTCGGCGTTCGCCACGCCCGCGCTAATCGGCGGACGGCGGCTGAAAGTGGTCGCGACCGCCGCCTACGACGAATTCCTCGGCACGCTCAACTGGCCGCTGGGCGCGAGCATCGCGGTGCTGCTGCTGATCGCGAACGTGGCGATCGTGATGGGTTGCAGCCGCCTTGCCGAACGCCGCTTCCGGCATATCTTCGACTGA
- a CDS encoding ABC transporter permease — protein sequence MKENGWLALTYNAFFLTFIVAPLAVVMLVAFTDKGFISMPFDGASFRWFHAIIENGDIVAAFWLSVRLAFAAATIGVLLAVPAALAIARYRFPGRAALTSFFLSPMMIPAVVLGIAFLRFLSLLHLSGSFWSLVAAHVIIVLPYALRLALSSAVGLDRDAERAALSCGASRFTAFRRVVLPMIRTGVAGGWVLSFIQSFDELTMTIFVATPGTTTLPVAMYNQIAQTIDPLVASVSAVLIVGTVLLMILLDRMVGLDRILIGEAR from the coding sequence ATGAAAGAAAACGGCTGGCTCGCGCTCACCTACAACGCGTTCTTCCTGACCTTCATCGTCGCGCCGCTCGCGGTGGTGATGCTCGTCGCCTTCACCGACAAGGGCTTCATCTCGATGCCCTTCGATGGCGCGTCTTTCCGCTGGTTCCACGCGATCATCGAGAACGGCGACATCGTCGCGGCGTTCTGGCTGTCGGTGCGGCTCGCGTTCGCGGCGGCGACCATCGGCGTGCTGCTCGCGGTGCCCGCCGCGCTTGCGATCGCGCGCTATCGCTTTCCGGGCCGCGCCGCGCTCACGAGCTTCTTCCTTTCGCCGATGATGATTCCGGCGGTCGTGCTCGGTATCGCGTTCCTGCGCTTTCTGTCGCTGCTGCATCTGTCGGGCTCGTTCTGGTCGCTGGTCGCGGCGCACGTGATCATCGTGTTGCCGTATGCGCTGCGGCTTGCGCTGTCTTCCGCCGTCGGGCTGGATCGCGATGCCGAGCGCGCGGCGCTCTCGTGTGGTGCGAGCCGCTTCACCGCGTTTCGCCGCGTCGTGCTGCCGATGATCCGCACGGGCGTGGCGGGCGGCTGGGTGCTGTCGTTCATCCAGAGCTTCGACGAACTCACGATGACCATCTTCGTCGCGACGCCCGGCACCACGACGCTGCCCGTCGCCATGTACAACCAGATCGCGCAGACGATCGATCCGCTGGTGGCGTCGGTCTCGGCGGTGCTGATCGTCGGCACGGTCCTGCTGATGATCCTGCTCGACCGCATGGTCGGACTGGATCGCATTCTGATCGGAGAAGCCCGATGA
- a CDS encoding FAD-binding oxidoreductase, which produces MTFSSSASPDVLVLGGGLVGSAVAYGLAREGARVTVLDEDDGGLRASRGNFGLVWIQGKGYGLSPYAQWSRSSSTRWPGFADALQSETGIDVALRQPGGFQFLFDDEERAEREKRLSTLKAELGDYPYQMLSAAEVRERIPQIGPAVIGASYTPMDGHVNPLKLLRALHAAMRARGVRLVSAERAERVVPEAGGFTVTGKRGTYRAARVVLAAGLGNRALAPFVGLNAPVAPNRGQVLVSERVAPFLHYPTLNVRQTDEGSVQFGDSMEEVGFNDFTTTHVLADIARRGVRAFPMLRHVRLVRMWAALRVYSPDGFPIYDASQAHPGAFVVTCHSGVTLAAAHALRVAPWIMGAPMPDELPSFSARRFEHAQELTPAH; this is translated from the coding sequence ATGACATTTTCAAGCTCCGCCAGCCCCGATGTGCTCGTCCTGGGCGGCGGCCTGGTCGGCTCGGCCGTGGCCTACGGGCTCGCCCGCGAAGGCGCGCGCGTGACCGTGCTCGACGAAGACGACGGCGGCCTGCGCGCCTCGCGCGGCAACTTCGGCCTCGTGTGGATTCAGGGCAAGGGCTATGGCTTGTCGCCGTACGCGCAATGGTCGCGCAGTTCGTCGACGCGCTGGCCCGGATTCGCCGATGCCTTGCAGAGCGAAACCGGCATCGATGTCGCGCTGCGTCAGCCGGGCGGCTTCCAGTTCCTGTTCGATGACGAAGAACGCGCGGAACGCGAGAAGCGCCTCTCGACGCTCAAGGCCGAGCTCGGAGATTACCCGTATCAGATGCTCAGCGCCGCCGAAGTGCGCGAGCGCATTCCGCAGATCGGGCCCGCCGTGATCGGCGCGAGCTATACGCCGATGGACGGCCACGTGAATCCGCTCAAACTGCTGCGCGCCCTGCACGCGGCGATGCGGGCGCGCGGCGTGCGGCTCGTGTCGGCGGAGCGCGCGGAACGCGTCGTGCCGGAAGCGGGCGGATTCACGGTAACGGGCAAGCGCGGCACCTATCGCGCGGCGCGCGTCGTGCTCGCGGCGGGCCTCGGCAATCGCGCGCTTGCGCCGTTCGTCGGACTGAATGCGCCGGTCGCGCCGAATCGCGGGCAAGTGCTGGTGAGCGAGCGCGTCGCGCCGTTTCTCCACTATCCGACGCTCAACGTGCGCCAGACCGACGAAGGCAGCGTGCAATTCGGCGATTCGATGGAAGAAGTCGGCTTCAACGATTTCACCACGACGCACGTGCTCGCCGACATCGCCCGCCGCGGCGTGCGCGCCTTCCCGATGCTCAGGCACGTGCGGCTCGTTCGCATGTGGGCCGCGTTGCGCGTCTACAGTCCGGACGGCTTTCCGATCTACGACGCATCGCAGGCGCATCCGGGCGCGTTCGTCGTCACTTGCCACAGTGGCGTGACGCTCGCCGCCGCGCATGCGCTGCGCGTCGCGCCGTGGATCATGGGCGCGCCGATGCCCGACGAACTGCCGAGCTTCTCCGCGCGCCGCTTCGAGCACGCACAAGAACTGACTCCCGCACATTGA
- a CDS encoding (2Fe-2S)-binding protein, which yields MTAQSNPTLFKPLDGSAGGNIEIWFNGQPLTVPAGRSVAAALLAAGVSRFRATPVSGAPRAPYCMMGACFECLVEIDGVPSRQSCMVDVKAGMRVRSQEGARDLPPSIATDAPLENAHGR from the coding sequence ATGACAGCCCAATCGAATCCCACGCTCTTCAAGCCGCTCGATGGCTCCGCAGGCGGCAACATCGAAATCTGGTTCAACGGCCAGCCGCTCACCGTGCCCGCCGGACGTTCGGTCGCGGCGGCGCTGCTCGCGGCGGGCGTCTCGCGCTTTCGTGCGACCCCCGTCTCCGGCGCCCCGCGCGCGCCCTACTGCATGATGGGCGCGTGCTTCGAATGCCTGGTCGAAATCGACGGCGTGCCGAGCCGCCAGAGCTGCATGGTCGACGTAAAGGCCGGCATGCGCGTGCGCTCGCAGGAAGGCGCGCGCGATCTGCCGCCTTCGATCGCAACCGATGCTCCGCTGGAGAACGCCCATGGCCGCTGA
- a CDS encoding NAD(P)/FAD-dependent oxidoreductase, producing the protein MAADFAPEAVDVVVVGAGPAGMSAATRAARAGLKTVLIDEQDAVGGQIYRAIGRADARRKEILGPDYAAGDAIAQAFAASGARHVTNASVWQVTRERGINYLKDGQIASFDAQRVILASGALERPFPIPGWTLPGVLTAGAAQILLKSAGEVPAAPPVLAGCGPLLYLLGWQYVRAGVPIRALVDTTRHEDRWRAKRHLLSALRAWPFLSKGLQLIRTLRDAGVPIFEAADDLRVEARTGTDNAEHAAALCFTTQGVAHRVEADVILLHQGVVPNTQFTHALRAGHRWDDAQLCFTPKTDAWGELDVHGIFVAGDGAGIGGAQAAALQGTLAGIAAAAQLGALDTAARDAEAAPLRRALADVMRIRPFLDSLYRPRHVNRIPGDATIVCRCEEVTAGELRQFVELGCVGPNQAKSFGRCGMGPCQGRMCGLTVTEVIADARRVSPAEVGYYRIRPPIKPLTLGELAGE; encoded by the coding sequence ATGGCCGCTGATTTCGCACCCGAAGCAGTCGATGTCGTCGTGGTCGGCGCCGGTCCCGCAGGCATGAGCGCGGCCACCCGCGCCGCGCGCGCGGGCCTGAAAACCGTGCTGATCGACGAGCAGGACGCGGTCGGCGGGCAGATTTATCGCGCGATCGGCCGTGCGGACGCGCGCCGCAAGGAGATTCTCGGTCCGGACTACGCGGCGGGCGACGCCATCGCCCAAGCGTTCGCCGCGTCCGGCGCGCGCCATGTGACGAATGCGAGCGTCTGGCAGGTCACGCGCGAGCGCGGCATCAACTATCTGAAGGACGGCCAGATCGCCTCGTTCGATGCGCAGCGCGTGATTCTCGCAAGCGGCGCGCTCGAACGCCCCTTCCCGATTCCCGGCTGGACGCTGCCCGGCGTGCTGACGGCGGGCGCCGCGCAGATCCTGCTCAAGAGCGCGGGCGAAGTGCCCGCCGCGCCGCCGGTACTCGCGGGCTGCGGGCCGCTCCTGTATCTGCTCGGCTGGCAATACGTGCGGGCAGGCGTGCCGATTCGCGCACTCGTCGATACGACGCGTCACGAAGACCGCTGGCGGGCGAAGCGTCATCTGCTGTCGGCGCTGCGCGCGTGGCCTTTCCTGAGCAAGGGCCTGCAACTGATCCGCACGTTGCGCGACGCAGGCGTGCCGATCTTCGAGGCGGCGGACGATCTGCGCGTGGAAGCGCGCACCGGCACGGATAACGCCGAGCATGCGGCGGCGCTCTGCTTCACGACGCAGGGCGTCGCGCATCGCGTCGAAGCGGACGTGATCCTGCTGCATCAGGGCGTCGTGCCGAACACGCAGTTCACGCATGCGCTGCGCGCGGGGCATCGCTGGGACGATGCGCAACTGTGCTTCACGCCGAAGACCGACGCATGGGGCGAACTCGATGTGCACGGCATCTTCGTCGCGGGCGATGGCGCGGGCATCGGCGGGGCGCAGGCGGCCGCGTTGCAGGGCACGCTCGCGGGCATTGCTGCGGCGGCGCAACTCGGCGCGCTCGACACCGCCGCGCGCGATGCCGAAGCCGCCCCGCTGCGCCGCGCGCTCGCGGACGTCATGCGTATCCGGCCGTTTCTCGACAGCCTGTATCGCCCGCGCCATGTGAATCGCATTCCGGGCGATGCGACCATCGTGTGCCGTTGCGAGGAAGTGACGGCGGGCGAGTTGCGCCAGTTCGTCGAATTGGGCTGCGTCGGGCCGAATCAGGCGAAGTCGTTTGGACGATGCGGCATGGGGCCGTGCCAGGGCCGCATGTGTGGACTCACGGTGACGGAGGTCATCGCCGATGCACGTCGGGTCTCGCCCGCCGAAGTCGGCTATTACCGCATCCGTCCGCCGATCAAGCCGCTCACGCTCGGAGAACTCGCCGGTGAATGA
- a CDS encoding FAD-binding oxidoreductase, translating into MNDASGVQEADVLVVGGGLHGTSSAFHTARRGAKVIVLEADYVARHASGVNAGGVRTLGRPVPEIPLALMSREIWHGMTDLIGEDGGFVASGQLKIAETDDELEACRERVALLESHGFTHEKVIDRDTVLELEPALARHVTGGIWVERDGYALPFRTTTAFRLAAQRLGARFLEGTPVRRIEQRGTRWFAHTPRGTFSAEKLLVTAGAWSGELAKQVGEPVPVHPEGLMLMVTHRVAPFCRATLGATGRPLSFKQFDNGTVVIGGKLIGIADLANRHGEVDFIRLVKSARTVTDLFPHLRHLGVNRAWAGVEAFTADELPVISASREASNLYYSFGYCGSGFQLGPGCGKLVSELMLDGVASLSLDAFAIDRFERHAVFSDASASRLVAH; encoded by the coding sequence GTGAATGACGCAAGCGGAGTTCAGGAAGCGGACGTGCTGGTCGTGGGCGGCGGATTGCATGGCACGAGCAGCGCGTTTCATACGGCGCGGCGCGGCGCGAAGGTGATCGTGCTCGAAGCCGACTATGTCGCGCGCCATGCGTCGGGCGTAAATGCGGGCGGCGTGCGTACGCTCGGACGGCCCGTGCCGGAAATTCCGCTCGCGCTGATGTCGCGCGAAATCTGGCACGGCATGACCGATCTGATCGGCGAGGACGGCGGCTTCGTCGCGTCGGGCCAGTTGAAGATCGCCGAAACCGACGACGAACTCGAAGCCTGCCGCGAGCGCGTCGCGCTGCTCGAATCGCACGGCTTCACGCATGAGAAAGTGATCGACCGCGACACCGTGCTCGAACTCGAACCGGCGCTCGCGCGGCACGTGACGGGCGGCATCTGGGTCGAGCGCGACGGTTACGCGTTGCCCTTCAGGACGACGACCGCCTTCCGCCTCGCCGCGCAAAGGCTAGGCGCGCGCTTTCTGGAAGGCACGCCGGTGCGGCGCATCGAGCAGCGTGGCACGCGCTGGTTCGCGCACACGCCGCGTGGCACGTTCAGCGCGGAAAAGCTGCTCGTCACGGCGGGTGCGTGGTCCGGCGAACTCGCGAAGCAGGTGGGCGAACCGGTGCCCGTGCATCCGGAGGGGTTGATGCTGATGGTCACGCATCGCGTCGCGCCGTTCTGCCGCGCGACGCTCGGCGCGACGGGCCGGCCGCTCTCGTTCAAGCAGTTCGACAATGGCACGGTGGTGATCGGCGGCAAGCTGATCGGCATCGCGGATCTCGCGAATCGACATGGCGAAGTGGATTTCATCCGCCTCGTGAAGAGTGCGCGCACCGTGACTGATCTATTTCCGCATCTGCGGCATCTTGGCGTGAATCGCGCGTGGGCGGGGGTCGAAGCGTTTACCGCGGATGAATTGCCGGTGATTTCCGCGAGCCGCGAGGCGTCGAATCTTTACTACTCGTTCGGTTATTGCGGTAGCGGGTTTCAGCTCGGGCCGGGGTGCGGGAAGCTCGTGTCGGAACTGATGCTCGATGGCGTGGCGTCGCTGTCGCTTGATGCTTTCGCCATTGATCGGTTTGAGCGCCATGCGGTTTTTAGTGACGCGAGTGCGTCGCGGCTCGTTGCGCATTAG
- a CDS encoding RidA family protein, translating into MNDIVRIDTNQRMSRVVKAAGLVFIGGQTSADPTPDVKLQTAKVLEKIDGFLDKAGIDKTRLVSAQVWLADIGRDFAGMNEVWDAWVPEGCAPTRATVQAQLASPDLLVEIAVVALG; encoded by the coding sequence ATGAACGATATCGTTCGCATCGACACCAATCAACGCATGAGCCGCGTCGTAAAAGCGGCGGGCCTCGTATTCATCGGCGGCCAGACATCGGCCGATCCCACGCCGGACGTGAAGCTGCAAACCGCTAAAGTGCTCGAAAAGATCGACGGCTTTCTCGACAAGGCCGGCATCGACAAGACGCGTCTCGTCTCCGCGCAAGTATGGCTCGCGGACATCGGCCGCGATTTCGCCGGCATGAACGAAGTATGGGACGCGTGGGTACCCGAAGGCTGCGCGCCCACGCGCGCGACGGTGCAGGCGCAACTCGCGTCGCCGGATCTGCTCGTCGAAATCGCGGTCGTGGCGCTCGGCTGA
- a CDS encoding D-amino acid dehydrogenase, producing MSRIAIIGAGITGVTTAYALAQRGFRVTVLERHRYAAMETSFANGGQLSASNAEVWNSRATVLKGLKWMFTRDAPLLMNPRPSWHKYSWMGEFLRHIPNYRANTAETVRLAIAAREHLFRIARDENIDFDLERRGILHFYATRKEFDAAAKVNEILKGAGLDRYAVTPEEIESIEPTLRGAFHGGFFTPSDSTGDIHKFTRGLADACARHGVEFRYDTSVTSIDEQAGRLTLTVEHAGESQPLGFDGIVVCAGVGSRAFAAMAGDHLNVYPVKGYSITVCLDDARSRDHAPWVSLLDDRAKIVTSRLGADRFRVAGTAELNGFNRDIRADRIAPLVEWTRRYFPDVSTARVIPWSGLRPMLPSMLPKVGQGKRPGVFYNTGHGHLGWTLSAATAELVAEAVLQRLPRQPVREAAPGGIERSEALL from the coding sequence ATGTCACGAATCGCCATCATCGGCGCCGGGATCACCGGCGTCACGACCGCTTACGCCCTCGCGCAGCGCGGTTTTCGCGTCACCGTTCTCGAACGCCATCGCTACGCGGCGATGGAAACGTCGTTCGCCAACGGCGGCCAGCTTTCCGCGAGCAACGCCGAAGTGTGGAACAGCCGCGCCACCGTGCTGAAGGGGCTGAAATGGATGTTCACGCGCGACGCGCCCCTTCTGATGAACCCGCGCCCCAGCTGGCACAAGTACAGCTGGATGGGCGAGTTTCTGCGGCATATACCGAACTACCGCGCCAATACGGCTGAGACCGTGCGCCTCGCGATCGCGGCGCGCGAGCATCTCTTTCGCATCGCGCGGGACGAAAACATCGACTTCGATCTCGAACGGCGCGGCATCCTGCATTTCTACGCGACGCGCAAGGAGTTCGACGCCGCCGCGAAGGTCAACGAGATTCTGAAGGGCGCGGGTCTCGACCGGTACGCCGTCACCCCTGAAGAGATCGAATCGATCGAGCCGACCTTGCGCGGCGCGTTTCATGGCGGCTTCTTCACGCCGTCGGATTCGACGGGCGACATCCACAAGTTCACGCGCGGACTCGCGGATGCCTGCGCGCGACATGGCGTCGAGTTCCGTTACGACACATCGGTGACATCGATCGATGAGCAGGCGGGGCGTCTCACGCTGACCGTCGAACATGCGGGCGAGTCGCAGCCACTCGGCTTCGATGGCATCGTGGTCTGCGCGGGCGTCGGCAGCCGGGCGTTTGCCGCGATGGCGGGCGATCATCTCAACGTCTATCCGGTCAAGGGCTATTCGATCACCGTCTGCCTCGACGACGCCCGCAGCCGCGATCATGCGCCGTGGGTCAGCCTGCTCGATGACCGCGCGAAGATCGTCACGAGCCGGCTCGGCGCGGACCGTTTTCGCGTGGCGGGAACGGCGGAGCTGAACGGTTTCAACCGCGATATCCGCGCGGATCGCATCGCGCCGCTGGTCGAATGGACGCGGCGTTACTTCCCCGATGTATCGACGGCGCGCGTGATTCCGTGGAGCGGCCTGCGCCCGATGTTGCCGAGCATGCTGCCGAAGGTCGGACAGGGCAAGCGTCCCGGCGTGTTCTACAACACGGGGCACGGGCATCTTGGCTGGACGCTTTCGGCGGCGACGGCCGAACTCGTCGCGGAAGCGGTGTTGCAGCGCTTGCCTCGCCAGCCGGTGCGTGAAGCGGCGCCGGGCGGCATCGAGCGCAGCGAAGCGCTGCTATAA
- a CDS encoding cation:proton antiporter has translation MPTSQLSVYFFAQAAVIVFASQLVGRLAQRVGQPQVVGEMIAGVLLGPSLFGLLLPHWQQALFPKATMGMLYVAAQLGVGLYMFLVGTEFRADHFRARARSAMSVSLAGIVAPFVLAFALTPWLLTITGLFAEKARLYEASLFLGAAIAITAFPMLARIIHERGLAGTSLGTLALTAGAFDDAAAWCILAIVLASFGGSWTGAYMAIGGGAAFALFMIFVGGKLLRRLAAGLDPDAPLPTSVLAAVMVLFSLCAFAMDSIGIHAVFGGFLLGVALPRGPLTEKLRDMLQPFVVVFLLPMFFTYSGLNTRLDMLMDPAIMVAAVAILFASFGGKGIACWAAARMNGEPPGDAMAIGALMNARGLMELIIINIGLAAGVILPGLFSILVLMAVLSTLMATPLFNWIVRRQAALREVVAG, from the coding sequence ATGCCGACTTCCCAACTGTCCGTCTACTTCTTCGCCCAGGCCGCTGTCATTGTGTTCGCGAGCCAGTTGGTCGGCCGGCTCGCGCAACGCGTTGGCCAGCCGCAAGTCGTCGGCGAGATGATCGCGGGCGTGCTGCTCGGGCCCTCGCTCTTCGGGCTGCTGCTGCCGCACTGGCAACAGGCGCTCTTCCCCAAGGCGACGATGGGCATGCTCTACGTCGCCGCGCAGCTCGGCGTCGGGCTCTACATGTTTCTGGTCGGCACGGAATTTCGCGCGGATCACTTTCGCGCACGCGCGAGAAGCGCGATGAGCGTTTCGCTCGCCGGCATCGTCGCGCCGTTCGTACTCGCGTTTGCGCTGACGCCGTGGCTGCTCACGATCACCGGCCTCTTCGCGGAAAAGGCGCGGCTCTACGAGGCATCGCTCTTTCTGGGCGCGGCGATCGCGATCACTGCGTTTCCGATGCTCGCGCGCATCATTCACGAGCGCGGACTCGCCGGCACCTCGCTCGGCACGCTCGCGCTGACCGCGGGCGCCTTCGACGACGCCGCCGCATGGTGCATCCTCGCGATCGTGCTGGCGAGCTTCGGCGGCTCGTGGACGGGCGCGTATATGGCGATCGGCGGCGGCGCGGCCTTTGCGCTGTTCATGATCTTCGTCGGCGGCAAGTTGCTGCGCAGGCTCGCCGCCGGACTCGATCCCGACGCGCCGCTGCCCACGAGTGTGCTCGCCGCCGTGATGGTGCTGTTCTCGCTGTGCGCGTTCGCGATGGACTCGATCGGCATTCACGCGGTGTTCGGCGGCTTTCTGCTCGGCGTCGCGCTGCCGCGCGGCCCGCTTACCGAGAAGCTGCGCGACATGCTGCAGCCTTTCGTCGTCGTGTTTCTGTTGCCGATGTTCTTCACCTACTCCGGCCTCAACACGCGGCTCGACATGCTCATGGACCCGGCCATCATGGTGGCCGCCGTCGCCATTCTGTTCGCATCGTTCGGCGGCAAGGGCATCGCGTGCTGGGCGGCCGCGCGCATGAACGGCGAACCGCCCGGCGACGCAATGGCGATCGGCGCGCTGATGAACGCGCGTGGGCTGATGGAGCTGATCATCATCAATATCGGGCTGGCGGCGGGCGTGATATTGCCCGGCCTCTTTTCGATACTCGTGCTGATGGCCGTGCTCAGCACGCTGATGGCGACGCCGCTGTTCAACTGGATCGTGCGCCGTCAGGCGGCGTTGCGGGAGGTCGTGGCGGGGTAG
- a CDS encoding DUF1328 family protein: MLYYALVFFVIALIAAALGFGGIAAGAASIAKILFFIFLVIFLVTLVMGLMRR, encoded by the coding sequence ATGCTGTATTACGCGTTGGTCTTTTTCGTGATCGCGCTGATCGCCGCCGCGCTCGGTTTTGGCGGCATTGCGGCGGGCGCTGCGAGCATCGCGAAGATATTGTTCTTCATATTCCTCGTAATTTTCCTCGTGACGCTCGTGATGGGGCTCATGCGAAGGTGA